In Equus przewalskii isolate Varuska chromosome 15, EquPr2, whole genome shotgun sequence, a single genomic region encodes these proteins:
- the UBA5 gene encoding ubiquitin-like modifier-activating enzyme 5 isoform X1 — protein MAEAVERLQQRVEELERELAQERRRRALGGGDGGGGRARIEKMSPEVVDSNPYSRLMALKRMGIVSDYEKIRTFAVAIVGVGGVGSVTAEMLTRCGIGKLLLFDYDKVELANMNRLFFQPHQAGLSKVQAAEHTLRNINPDVLFEVHNYNITTVENFQHFMDRISNGGLEEGKSVDLVLSCVDNFEARMTINTVPVFSHISTKACNELGQIWMESGVSENAVSGHIQLIIPGESACFACAPPLVVAANIDEKTLKREGVCAASLPTTMGVVAGILVQNVLKFLLNFGTVSFYLGYNAMQDFFPTMSMKPNPQCDDRNCRKQQEEYKKKVAALPRQEVVQEEEEIIHEDNEWGIELVSEVSEEELKNSSGLVPDLPEGITVAYTIPKKQEDSVPELTVEDSGESLEDLMAKMKNM, from the exons ATGGCCGAGGCTGTGGAGCGGCTGCAGCAGCGGGTAGAGGAACTGGAGCGGGAACTGGCCCAGGAGAGAAGGCGGCGGGCCCTGGGGGGCGGCGACGGAGGAGGCGGCCGGGCCCGCATCGAGAAGATGAGCCCGGAGGTGGTGGACTCCAACCCCTACAG ccGCCTGATGGCATTGAAACGAATGGGAATTGTAAGCGACTATGAG AAAATTCGTACCTTTGCTGTAGCAATAGTAGGTGTTGGTGGAGTTGGTAGTGTGACTGCTGAAATGCTGACAAGATGTGGCATTGGTAag ttgCTACTCTTTGACTATGACAAGGTGGAACTGGCCAATATGAACAGACTTTTCTTCCAGCCTCATCAAGCAGGATTAAGTAAAGTTCAAGCAGCAGAACATACTTTGAG GAACATTAATCCTGATGTTCTTTTTGAAGTCCACAACTACAATATAACCACAGTAGAAAATTTTCAACATTTCATGGATAGAAtaag TAATGGTGGATTAGAAGAGGGAAAATCTGTTGATCTAGTTCTTAGCTGTGTGGACAATTTTGAAGCTCGAATGACAATAAACACA GTTCCTGTGTTTTCACATATTTCTACTAAGGCTTGTAATGAACTTGGACAAATATGGATGGAGTCTGGGGTCAGTGAAAATGCAGTTTCAGGGCATATACAGCTCATAATTCCTGGAGAATCTGCTTGTTTTGCG tGTGCTCCACCACTTGTAGTTGCGGCAAATATTGATGAAAAGACTCTGAAGCGAGAGGGTGTTTGTGCAGCCAGTCTTCCTACCACTATGGGAGTCGTTGCTGGGATCTTGGTACAAAATGTGCTAAA gtTTCTGTTAAATTTTGGTACTGTTAGTTTTTACCTTGGATACAATGCAATGCAGGATTTTTTCCCTACTATGTCCATGAAGCCAAATCCTCAGTGTGATGACAGAAATTGCAGGAAGCAGCAGGAAGAATATAAG aaaaaggTGGCAGCACTGCCCAGACAGGAAGTTgttcaagaagaggaagagataataCATGAGGACAACGAGTGGG GTATTGAGTTGGTATCTGAGGTTTCAGAAGAGGAACTGAAAAACTCTTCAGGACTAGTTCCTGACTTACCCGAAGGAATCACAGTGGCATATACAATTCCCAAAAAG CAAGAAGATTCTGTACCTGAGTTAACAGTGGAAGATTCTGGTGAAAGCTTGGAGGACCTCATGGCCAAGATGAAAAATATGTAG
- the UBA5 gene encoding ubiquitin-like modifier-activating enzyme 5 isoform X2, which yields MAEAVERLQQRVEELERELAQERRRRALGGGDGGGGRARIEKMSPEVVDSNPYSRLMALKRMGIVSDYEKIRTFAVAIVGVGGVGSVTAEMLTRCGIGKLLLFDYDKVELANMNRLFFQPHQAGLSKVQAAEHTLRNINPDVLFEVHNYNITTVENFQHFMDRISNGGLEEGKSVDLVLSCVDNFEARMTINTACNELGQIWMESGVSENAVSGHIQLIIPGESACFACAPPLVVAANIDEKTLKREGVCAASLPTTMGVVAGILVQNVLKFLLNFGTVSFYLGYNAMQDFFPTMSMKPNPQCDDRNCRKQQEEYKKKVAALPRQEVVQEEEEIIHEDNEWGIELVSEVSEEELKNSSGLVPDLPEGITVAYTIPKKQEDSVPELTVEDSGESLEDLMAKMKNM from the exons ATGGCCGAGGCTGTGGAGCGGCTGCAGCAGCGGGTAGAGGAACTGGAGCGGGAACTGGCCCAGGAGAGAAGGCGGCGGGCCCTGGGGGGCGGCGACGGAGGAGGCGGCCGGGCCCGCATCGAGAAGATGAGCCCGGAGGTGGTGGACTCCAACCCCTACAG ccGCCTGATGGCATTGAAACGAATGGGAATTGTAAGCGACTATGAG AAAATTCGTACCTTTGCTGTAGCAATAGTAGGTGTTGGTGGAGTTGGTAGTGTGACTGCTGAAATGCTGACAAGATGTGGCATTGGTAag ttgCTACTCTTTGACTATGACAAGGTGGAACTGGCCAATATGAACAGACTTTTCTTCCAGCCTCATCAAGCAGGATTAAGTAAAGTTCAAGCAGCAGAACATACTTTGAG GAACATTAATCCTGATGTTCTTTTTGAAGTCCACAACTACAATATAACCACAGTAGAAAATTTTCAACATTTCATGGATAGAAtaag TAATGGTGGATTAGAAGAGGGAAAATCTGTTGATCTAGTTCTTAGCTGTGTGGACAATTTTGAAGCTCGAATGACAATAAACACA GCTTGTAATGAACTTGGACAAATATGGATGGAGTCTGGGGTCAGTGAAAATGCAGTTTCAGGGCATATACAGCTCATAATTCCTGGAGAATCTGCTTGTTTTGCG tGTGCTCCACCACTTGTAGTTGCGGCAAATATTGATGAAAAGACTCTGAAGCGAGAGGGTGTTTGTGCAGCCAGTCTTCCTACCACTATGGGAGTCGTTGCTGGGATCTTGGTACAAAATGTGCTAAA gtTTCTGTTAAATTTTGGTACTGTTAGTTTTTACCTTGGATACAATGCAATGCAGGATTTTTTCCCTACTATGTCCATGAAGCCAAATCCTCAGTGTGATGACAGAAATTGCAGGAAGCAGCAGGAAGAATATAAG aaaaaggTGGCAGCACTGCCCAGACAGGAAGTTgttcaagaagaggaagagataataCATGAGGACAACGAGTGGG GTATTGAGTTGGTATCTGAGGTTTCAGAAGAGGAACTGAAAAACTCTTCAGGACTAGTTCCTGACTTACCCGAAGGAATCACAGTGGCATATACAATTCCCAAAAAG CAAGAAGATTCTGTACCTGAGTTAACAGTGGAAGATTCTGGTGAAAGCTTGGAGGACCTCATGGCCAAGATGAAAAATATGTAG